From the Agromyces laixinhei genome, the window ACGGCGTACGCGGCGCGTGCGGCATCGGGCTGAGCCACCCCCTCGGCCATGAAACCGGCGATGAGCGTCTCGTTCAATGCCAACGCGTGGCGGCCCTCGAGCGGGCCGCTCGTGACGAGCACGACGGCGCCCGTGTGCTCGGCAAGACGAGCGCGCAGGGCGGCGGCGAGCGTGTGCACCCGATCGCGCCAGGCGACCGCGGCGTCGGCCGCGGCGTCGAGGTCGAGCTCCGAGAGGAGCTCCTCGACCATCGCGCGAAGCAGCGCGTTCTTCGACGGGAAGTAGGTGTAGATGGCCGTGGGCGTGAGGCTGAGCGCCGCGGCGACGCCACGCACGGAGACGGCGGCGAAACCCTTCTGCTCGAGGATCTCGAACGCCGCATCGACGATGTCGACTTGGCTGACACTGCGCCTCGGTCCGGGTTTCATGATGCTCCTGTGTGGTGCGGGCGCGGGGTTCGGCGCTCAGACCATTCTCGCGGGTGCCGACGCATCGCCCGCGCGGCCCGCCCGACCTGGGCACCGGTGTGGGACGGTGGAGTGCAGCACCGGCTCGAGTGCACGATCGGCTCACGCGCCGCCGCACCGGCTCGAGTGCCGCACCGGCTCACGTGCCGAAAGGGAGAGGATCCACCGATGACGA encodes:
- a CDS encoding TetR/AcrR family transcriptional regulator; protein product: MKPGPRRSVSQVDIVDAAFEILEQKGFAAVSVRGVAAALSLTPTAIYTYFPSKNALLRAMVEELLSELDLDAAADAAVAWRDRVHTLAAALRARLAEHTGAVVLVTSGPLEGRHALALNETLIAGFMAEGVAQPDAARAAYAVQVHVLGVAAIDAAWRADGNEPAAASAGALWSDAASHPLTEATAHLVAPGAEPSAFAWSLDRLLDGLLAG